The proteins below come from a single Eucalyptus grandis isolate ANBG69807.140 chromosome 3, ASM1654582v1, whole genome shotgun sequence genomic window:
- the LOC104415414 gene encoding uncharacterized protein LOC104415414 produces the protein MNAAWQSKCSKSSSSSGNKLVAVPPPEALAEGKTHFENCLVGYFLAANASFYSVKGIYIGEGYVIHLTRTGVEETHLHRFQQEGGNLYSLRLYAYGRPQLGYWLTRWGTCTTLPQTKLPLEVVNKARELHEHDSFGKYDLINNNCEHFASFCRTGIRASAQTALVSACLQKISEVKGWFMKLLQAVKGMKLQFCISTFELEWAARDMRMCTEEELR, from the exons ATGAATGCAGCATGGCAAAGCAAGTGTTCAaagtcgtcgtcgtcgtcaggAAACAAGCTTGTTGCTGTTCCTCCCCCTGAGGCTTTAGCCGAGGGTAAAacacattttgaaaattgtCTTGTTGGATATTTCCTTGCTGCCAATGCATCATTCTACTCAGTGAAAG GAATCTACATCGGTGAGGGCTACGTGATTCACTTAACAAGGACAGGAGTTGAGGAGACTCATCTCCATCGCTTCCAGCAAGAAGGCGGGAACCTCTATTCCCTCCGCTTATATGCATATGGGCGGCCGCAACTTGGGTATTGGCTGACGAGATGGGGGACTTGCACCACCTTACCGCAAACCAAATTGCCCCTGGAAGTCGTGAACAAGGCTCGCGAGCTTCATGAGCACGATAGTTTCGGCAAGTACGACCTCATCAATAACAACTGTGAGCATTTCGCCTCATTTTGCCGGACCGGCATACGGGCAAGTGCACAGACAGCATTGGTCAGTGCTTGTCTGCAGAAGATCAGTGAAGTCAAAGGATGGTTCATGAAGCTTCTGCAGG CAGTGAAAGGAATGAAACTTCAGTTTTGTATATCCACTTTTGAACTGGAATGGGCAGCGAGAGACATGCGCATGTGCACGGAGGAAGAACTGAGATAA